A stretch of the Leishmania donovani BPK282A1 complete genome, chromosome 21 genome encodes the following:
- a CDS encoding protein kinase, putative, translating into MPTSSGVDQAKLREVIRVLKSVGHVGMAESLEVEWGMRPNTASHAKNAKKGRKSQPHKSRESSKARGNSFPSLSSIAVAPSPLQVTSQRRFVVTCIGDEEDLWSPDEDPADAKCCIAPLFDYGAGLLRDHYVEYAAHPVSLVSVHPYEKQQPPSNLPWRHFELKVFYEAGKTGSEEKKEFELVRGYLIGGRYRVDAPIDAATFSRTVRCYDEQTGQPVCLKIIRNSKTFLDQGLDELRALTCVNDAGDADACCVVRLLDYFYFREHLVLVTELLFDNLYEYARKLDIVERCAYFTLARLQRIVRQVLTALKLIHSVNLIHCDIKPENIAFKSVADCDVKVLDLGSSCYMTDTLSSYVQSRSYRAPEVILGCKYGPAVDIWSLGATAAELATGTVLFNVESVPTMLASIASVCGPIPAEMLQEGRNTSLYVTKHGAFYDYEDEQLVFHFPSEPPDAAVLFGFDDHDYVGFVRLCLTLDAALRPSAAQLLDHPFLTKTYTD; encoded by the coding sequence GCGGGAGGTGATCCGTGTGCTGAAGAGCGTCGGCCACGTAGGGATGGCAGAGTCGTTGGAGGTGGAGTGGGGCATGCGGCCCAACACCGCCTCTCACGCAAAGAACGCGAAGAAAGGACGGAAGTCGCAGCCACACAAGAGTCGCGAGTCCTCCAAGGCACGGGGCAACTCGTTCCCgtccctctcctccatcgcGGTCgcaccctctcctctccagGTGACGTCGCAGAGGCGATTTGTGGTCACCTGCATTGGTGACGAGGAGGACTTGTGGAGCCCGGACGAGGACCCCGCGGATGCGAAGTGCTGCATCGCGCCGCTCTTTGACTACGGCGCCGGCCTCCTGCGCGACCACTACGTCGAGTACGCTGCGCACCCCGTCTCTTTGGTGTCTGTTCATCCATatgagaagcagcagccaccgtcGAACTTACCATGGCGTCACTTCGAACTTAAGGTGTTCTACGAGGCAGGGAAGACGGGGTCGGAGGAGAAAAAGGAGTTTGAATTAGTGAGGGGCTATCTCATAGGCGGACGCTACCGCGTGGATGCCCCGATCGATGCCGCGACCTTTTCTCGAACTGTCCGATGCTACGACGAGCAGACAGGCCAGCCTGTGTGCCTCAAGATAATCCGAAACTCCAAGACCTTCTTAGACCAAGGCCTCGACGAGCTACGAGCGCTGACCTGCGTcaacgacgccggcgacgccgatgcaTGCTGCGTCGTGCGGCTGCTCGACTACTTCTACTTTCGAGAGCACCTTGTCCTCGTCACGGAGCTCCTGTTCGACAACCTGTACGAATATGCGAGGAAGCTCGACATTGTAGAGCGCTGCGCTTACTTCACCCTTGCGCGTCTGCAGCGCATCGTGCGCCAGGTGCTCACCGCGCTAAAGCTAATCCATTCCGTCAACCTCATTCACTGCGACATCAAGCCGGAGAATATCGCCTTCAAATCAGTGGCCGACTGCGATGTGAAAGTGCTCGACTTGGGCAGCAGCTGCTACATGACGGACACGCTCAGCTCCTACGTCCAGTCCCGCTCCTACCGTGCGCCCGAGGTCATTCTCGGCTGCAAGTACGGCCCCGCGGTCGACATTTGGTCTCTGGGGGCTACAGCAGCAGAGCTGGCGACTGGAACAGTGCTCTTCAATGTTGAGTCCGTGCCTACCATGCTTGCCTCTATCGCGAGCGTGTGCGGGCCGATACCGGCGGAGATGCTCCAGGAAGGGCGTAATACCTCCCTCTACGTCACAAAACACGGGGCCTTCTACGACTACGAGGATGAGCAGCTCGTCTTCCACTTTCCATCGGAGCCGCccgacgcggcggtgctcttcGGCTTCGACGATCACGACTACGTTGGCTTTGTGCGGCTGTGCTTGACCTTGGACGCCGCATTACGTccctccgccgcgcagcttctcgatCACCCGTTTCTCACCAAAACCTACACCGACTGA
- a CDS encoding calcineurin B subunit, putative — MNEIPLTAEELQNIRESTALTDAQVQRLYKSFSKLNKDKSGKITRAEFNSIPALASNPLVDRVLAVMDTDGDSTVDFGDFVRALAVLSSATSKEDKLRFTFKMYDIDGDGRISNKDLFQMLSIMVGVNLSQMQLQQIVDKTFIEADADRDGYITFEEFEALAVNSDFGDRLNLHF, encoded by the coding sequence ATGAACGAGATTCCACTCacagcggaggagctgcagaacATCCGCGAGTCCACGGCGCTCACGGACGCGCAAGTGCAGCGGCTGTACAAGAGCTTTTCCAAGCTGAACAAGGACAAGTCTGGCAAGATCACTCGAGCGGAGTTCAACTCGATCCCTGCACTAGCCTCCAACCCACTCGTCGACAGGGTGCTGGCGGTGATGGACACGGACGGCGACTCCACGGTGGACTTTGGGGACTTTGTGCGGGCACTAGCGGTGCTCTCCTCGGCGACCTCGAAGGAAGATAAGCTGCGGTTCACGTTCAAGATGTACGACATCGACGGTGACGGCCGCATAAGCAACAAGGACCTCTTTCAAATGCTCAGCATCATGGTTGGGGTGAACCTCTCCCagatgcagctgcagcagattGTGGACAAGACATTCATCGAGGCGGATGCTGATCGGGACGGCTACATTACGTTTGAGGAGTTTGAGGCGCTGGCCGTAAACAGCGACTTTGGCGATCGGCTGAACCTGCACTTTTag